One Microbacterium esteraromaticum genomic window carries:
- a CDS encoding GspE/PulE family protein, whose protein sequence is MRGLGQILVLTGAARADEVSAAINTVGDGAELPRHMLQAKQVTEAQIAEAVSIATGHRYVELADYAFDPEVIGLVPGNLCRRYRLIPLRLVRDQLTVGMLDPTDIIALDDIASITDLRVVPVVVAEDALMQTFERFLRSDDELTDLSEQIGGESSGGSELLFTEHLDDQDADAPIVRFVNLLITQAINDRASDIHIEPGEHRLTVRFRIDGVLHEMQRADRSIQDGVISRLKIMSSIDIAEKRVPQDGRISVLHEGRSVDLRVATLPTVWGEKIVMRILDNSSQLMSMTDLLFTDGNQERFTQAITRPHGMVLVTGPTGSGKSTTLYTALRAVANPRVNVITVEDPVEYRMHDVNQIQVNPKAGLTFATALRSILRADPDVVLVGEIRDRETAAISVEAALTGHLVLSTLHTNDAPSALTRLVEIGTEPFLVATALSAVVAQRLSRRLCQRCRVPLETDREMLVNVGMPERLIADATPYRAVGCTSCSNTGYRGRVALHEVMTVTDEIEQALVGRATGTELREIAVGQGMVPLREDGWTKVADGITTIEEILRVTV, encoded by the coding sequence GTGCGCGGACTTGGGCAGATTCTCGTTCTGACGGGCGCCGCGCGCGCAGACGAAGTGAGCGCGGCGATCAACACGGTGGGTGACGGTGCAGAGCTTCCCAGACACATGCTGCAGGCGAAGCAGGTGACCGAGGCGCAGATCGCGGAGGCTGTCTCGATCGCGACGGGTCACCGGTACGTCGAACTGGCCGACTACGCGTTCGATCCCGAGGTCATCGGGCTCGTGCCGGGAAACCTGTGCCGACGCTACCGGCTGATCCCCCTGCGGCTGGTGCGCGACCAGCTCACGGTCGGCATGCTCGACCCGACCGACATCATCGCGCTCGACGACATCGCGAGCATCACCGACCTGAGGGTCGTGCCCGTCGTCGTGGCCGAAGACGCGCTGATGCAGACGTTCGAGCGGTTCCTCCGCTCCGATGACGAGTTGACCGACCTGTCCGAGCAGATCGGCGGCGAGTCGTCCGGCGGCTCCGAACTGCTCTTCACCGAGCATCTGGACGACCAGGACGCCGATGCGCCGATCGTCCGATTCGTGAACCTGCTCATCACCCAGGCCATCAACGACCGCGCCAGCGACATCCACATCGAGCCAGGCGAGCACCGCCTCACCGTGCGTTTCCGCATCGACGGCGTGCTGCATGAGATGCAGCGGGCCGACCGCAGCATCCAGGACGGCGTGATCTCGCGACTGAAGATCATGTCGTCGATAGACATCGCCGAGAAGCGCGTTCCGCAGGACGGCCGCATCTCGGTGCTGCACGAGGGCCGCTCGGTCGACCTGCGCGTGGCGACCCTGCCGACGGTCTGGGGCGAGAAGATCGTCATGCGCATCCTCGACAACAGCAGCCAGCTGATGTCGATGACCGACCTGCTGTTCACCGACGGCAACCAGGAGCGCTTCACGCAGGCGATCACCCGCCCGCACGGCATGGTGCTGGTGACGGGGCCCACCGGATCCGGCAAGTCGACCACCCTCTACACGGCGCTGCGGGCCGTGGCCAACCCGCGCGTGAACGTCATCACCGTCGAGGACCCCGTCGAGTACCGGATGCACGACGTGAATCAGATCCAGGTGAACCCCAAGGCCGGTCTGACCTTCGCGACCGCTCTGCGCTCGATCCTTCGCGCCGATCCCGACGTGGTGCTCGTCGGCGAGATCCGCGACCGCGAGACCGCCGCGATCTCGGTCGAAGCGGCCCTGACCGGTCACCTGGTGCTCTCGACCCTGCACACCAACGACGCGCCGAGCGCTCTGACCCGGCTCGTCGAGATCGGCACCGAGCCGTTCCTCGTCGCGACCGCTCTCAGCGCGGTGGTCGCCCAGCGGCTCTCGCGTCGGCTCTGCCAGCGCTGCCGGGTGCCGCTCGAGACGGATCGCGAGATGCTCGTGAACGTCGGGATGCCGGAGCGCCTCATCGCCGATGCCACGCCGTACCGGGCGGTCGGCTGCACGTCGTGCTCGAACACCGGCTACCGCGGACGCGTCGCCCTGCACGAGGTGATGACGGTGACCGACGAGATCGAGCAGGCGCTGGTCGGCCGCGCGACGGGCACCGAGCTGCGTGAGATCGCCGTGGGCCAGGGCATGGTGCCGCTGCGCGAAGACGGCTGGACGAAGGTGGCCGACGGCATCACGACAATCGAGGAGATTCTGCGGGTCACCGTCTGA
- a CDS encoding type II secretion system F family protein produces the protein MMALAQEYSYQALDPATSQTVKGTMDAGSDSAVAAKLRAQGLTPLHVALVSKTGLHRDVALPRLRRGVPAKTLAIFSRQMSALVNAGLPLLRTLTVLAEQAEDKQLQSVLIAVQGDVEGGSSLSASLARHPQVFPPLMVSIIRVGESGGFLGKALSSVAENYQKQADLQAKIRSATTYPIVVLIIAMLGVLAMVTFIVPVFKNMFEGLGSELPLPTQILVSISENMLWILPLLAVIVIVSWAWWARNRYTDAYRKVVDPIKLRMPIFGPLVTKMAVARFSRNLSMMLDAGVPIIQALAIVGQASNNWKIEQTVREIQESIRGGRSFASPLAKAEVFPPMVAQMVAVGEESGTLAEMLGSIADFYEDEVETATEQLSSLIEPVLIVGLGVVIGSMVISLYLPIFTLYGDLAKQ, from the coding sequence ATGATGGCTCTCGCTCAGGAGTACTCGTATCAGGCACTCGACCCGGCCACCTCGCAGACGGTCAAGGGGACGATGGATGCCGGCAGCGACAGCGCTGTGGCGGCGAAGCTGCGGGCGCAGGGGCTCACGCCGCTGCACGTTGCGCTGGTCTCGAAGACGGGGCTGCACCGCGACGTCGCTCTGCCGAGACTGAGGCGCGGAGTGCCCGCGAAGACGCTCGCGATCTTCTCGCGACAGATGTCCGCACTCGTCAACGCCGGTCTGCCGCTGCTGCGCACCCTCACCGTGCTCGCCGAACAGGCCGAGGACAAGCAGCTGCAGTCGGTGCTGATCGCGGTGCAGGGAGATGTCGAGGGCGGATCGTCGCTGTCGGCCTCGCTCGCCAGGCATCCGCAGGTCTTCCCGCCGCTGATGGTGTCGATCATTCGCGTGGGCGAGTCGGGCGGCTTCCTCGGCAAGGCGCTCAGCTCGGTCGCCGAGAACTACCAGAAGCAGGCCGACCTGCAGGCGAAGATCAGGTCGGCCACGACCTATCCCATCGTGGTACTGATCATCGCGATGCTCGGCGTGCTCGCGATGGTCACCTTCATCGTGCCGGTCTTCAAGAACATGTTCGAGGGCCTCGGCAGCGAGCTGCCGCTGCCGACGCAGATCCTCGTCTCGATCTCGGAGAACATGCTCTGGATCCTGCCGCTGCTCGCGGTGATCGTGATCGTGTCGTGGGCGTGGTGGGCGCGCAACCGCTATACCGACGCGTATCGGAAGGTCGTCGACCCGATCAAGCTCAGGATGCCGATCTTCGGCCCGCTCGTGACCAAGATGGCGGTGGCGCGCTTCTCGCGCAACCTCTCGATGATGCTCGACGCCGGCGTTCCGATCATCCAGGCCCTGGCCATCGTCGGCCAGGCGTCGAACAATTGGAAGATCGAGCAGACCGTGCGCGAGATCCAGGAGTCGATACGGGGCGGACGCTCGTTCGCGTCGCCGCTCGCGAAGGCTGAGGTCTTCCCGCCGATGGTCGCTCAGATGGTCGCGGTCGGAGAGGAGTCGGGAACGCTGGCCGAGATGCTCGGCAGCATCGCCGACTTCTACGAGGACGAGGTCGAGACCGCCACTGAGCAGCTGTCGTCGCTGATCGAGCCGGTGCTCATCGTGGGACTGGGCGTGGTCATCGGAAGCATGGTGATCTCGCTCTACCTGCCGATCTTCACCCTGTACGGAGACCTGGCGAAGCAGTAG
- a CDS encoding type IV pilus twitching motility protein PilT, which translates to MILDQLTQLLGVAARQGASDVHLTAAAIPLMRIDGDLVPVPGYDEPITTDWAESAALGLMSDGQRAEFATRHEVDLAHAAEGIGRFRVNVFRQLGDIAMALRFIPDRVFTLEELGAPAIAKDLALRPRGLVLLTGPTGSGKSTTLTAMVDIINNTRPVHVVTIEDPIEFHHESKRALIHQREVGADTASFAEALRRVLRQDPDVILVGELRDPESISTALSAAETGHLVLSTLHTQGAAKSINRIVDVFAADQQHQIRTQLGDTLQGIISQTLLPRAQSEGRTIATEVLVNTPAVANLIREGQVSQLYSTMQAGQSVGMHTLDQDLRRLVGEGVIAPAVARTFASDPKSLDGVHVRPSDLDAESWSTFAGGAQLDEWGS; encoded by the coding sequence ATGATCCTCGACCAGCTCACCCAGCTTCTCGGCGTCGCCGCGCGCCAGGGCGCGTCGGACGTGCACCTCACCGCCGCAGCCATCCCGCTCATGCGCATCGACGGAGACCTCGTCCCCGTGCCCGGATACGACGAGCCGATCACGACGGACTGGGCGGAGTCGGCCGCGCTCGGCCTGATGAGCGACGGTCAGCGTGCCGAGTTCGCCACCCGTCATGAGGTCGACCTCGCTCACGCAGCCGAGGGGATCGGCCGCTTCCGCGTCAACGTCTTCCGTCAGCTCGGCGACATCGCGATGGCACTGCGCTTCATCCCCGACAGGGTCTTCACGCTGGAGGAGCTGGGCGCCCCGGCCATCGCCAAGGACCTCGCGCTGCGTCCCCGTGGCCTGGTGCTGCTCACCGGACCCACGGGATCGGGCAAGTCGACCACCCTCACGGCGATGGTCGACATCATCAACAACACGCGCCCCGTGCACGTGGTCACGATCGAGGATCCGATCGAGTTCCATCACGAGTCCAAGCGCGCGCTCATCCATCAGCGGGAGGTCGGCGCCGACACGGCGTCCTTCGCCGAGGCGCTGCGCCGCGTGCTGCGTCAGGACCCTGACGTGATCCTCGTCGGCGAGCTCCGTGACCCGGAGTCGATCTCCACAGCCCTGTCTGCGGCTGAGACCGGACATCTCGTGCTGTCGACCCTGCACACCCAGGGCGCCGCGAAGTCGATCAACCGGATCGTCGATGTCTTCGCCGCAGACCAGCAGCACCAGATCCGCACGCAGCTGGGCGACACACTGCAGGGCATCATCAGCCAGACGCTCCTTCCCCGAGCGCAGTCCGAAGGGCGCACGATCGCGACCGAGGTTCTGGTGAACACACCCGCCGTCGCCAACCTCATCCGCGAGGGCCAGGTGTCGCAGCTGTACTCGACCATGCAGGCCGGGCAGTCGGTGGGCATGCACACCCTCGATCAGGACCTTCGTCGCCTGGTCGGCGAAGGGGTGATAGCACCCGCGGTGGCCCGCACCTTCGCGAGCGACCCCAAGTCGCTCGACGGGGTGCACGTGCGCCCGTCCGATCTCGATGCCGAGTCGTGGTCGACGTTCGCGGGCGGTGCGCAGCTCGACGAGTGGGGGTCATGA
- the pilM gene encoding type IV pilus biogenesis protein PilM: MGKSHVGVEITEESVRAVEVTLDRTPQVIAYGEVPLPPEAARDSEVIDEGTVALAIRQLWTTARIHGKSVTLGVASRRVLVREYSTQVMAPELLRQALPYQVQDLLPVPVNQAVLDYYPTSQEGDQLHGLLVAAVSETVEGMIAAFDRAKVRVAGVDLTTFGLSRAASLIAPAGTHAVVHVGDHTTQVLIQRDGAPEFVRITPVDLETAAVRRRSAVTSITDDGTLTPAEATSNVLLDPARVAAGALQESAAGSAGIVPRGALRGDIGPKPVADVIGRIRGTISFYLNRPGATRIEGVLICGAGSAVDGVVSGLAEVLDVPVRQISLGDVVSVRGAAPAGEHALNLVSTLGLALGGER, translated from the coding sequence ATGGGAAAGAGCCACGTCGGTGTCGAGATCACCGAAGAGAGCGTCAGAGCGGTCGAGGTGACTCTCGACCGCACGCCGCAGGTCATCGCCTACGGCGAGGTGCCGCTGCCGCCCGAGGCCGCCCGCGACAGCGAGGTCATCGACGAAGGCACGGTCGCCCTCGCGATCCGTCAGCTGTGGACCACAGCGCGGATCCACGGCAAGTCGGTCACGCTCGGCGTCGCGAGCCGCCGTGTCCTCGTGCGCGAGTACTCGACACAGGTCATGGCCCCTGAGCTGCTGCGTCAGGCGCTGCCCTATCAGGTGCAGGACCTGCTGCCTGTTCCCGTCAATCAGGCCGTCCTCGACTACTACCCGACCTCGCAGGAGGGCGACCAGCTTCACGGGCTTCTCGTCGCCGCGGTCTCCGAGACAGTCGAGGGGATGATCGCGGCCTTCGATCGCGCGAAGGTCCGCGTGGCCGGCGTCGACCTCACGACCTTCGGGCTCTCCCGTGCAGCATCGCTGATCGCGCCGGCCGGCACGCACGCCGTCGTGCACGTAGGAGACCATACGACGCAGGTGCTCATCCAACGCGATGGGGCTCCGGAGTTCGTCCGAATCACCCCGGTCGATCTCGAGACGGCTGCCGTGCGCCGCCGCAGCGCCGTCACGTCGATCACCGACGACGGCACGCTTACCCCCGCCGAGGCGACATCGAACGTGCTGCTCGACCCCGCGCGCGTCGCCGCGGGCGCGCTGCAGGAGAGCGCTGCCGGGTCGGCGGGCATCGTGCCCCGAGGCGCGCTGCGCGGCGACATCGGACCCAAGCCGGTGGCTGATGTCATCGGACGCATCCGCGGAACGATCTCGTTCTACCTCAACCGTCCTGGCGCGACCCGCATCGAGGGTGTGCTGATCTGCGGAGCGGGCTCCGCGGTCGACGGCGTGGTCAGCGGGCTCGCCGAGGTGCTCGACGTGCCGGTGCGCCAGATCTCGCTCGGCGACGTGGTGAGCGTTCGCGGGGCGGCGCCGGCCGGCGAGCACGCCCTCAATCTCGTGAGCACACTCGGTCTCGCACTGGGAGGGGAACGCTGA
- a CDS encoding prepilin peptidase — protein MTAAAVVLIVVAGLYGLVIGSFLNVVAYRVPAGIPLIRESRCPSCAARIRWWQNVPVFGWLALRGRCAACGAQIPARYPVVEALTGVLFAAVTAGVAVSRPLDARPVDGMLWLGTAEFWGVLIALLVFLSLSIALTLIDLDSRRLPNAIVLPGWATIIALLLITTVLTGLLPAEGGLEGGSDARTGSWDRIDWGPLLRAVVGGVALFAFYFVVRLISPRGMGGGDVKLAGLVGTMLGWFGWGALIVGAFAAFLLGGLLGVVMMLTGRAGGKTAIPFGPWMLAGAWVGILIGEPVGRWYLGLMS, from the coding sequence GTGACAGCGGCAGCCGTCGTCCTGATCGTCGTCGCCGGGCTGTACGGGCTGGTCATCGGCTCCTTCCTCAACGTCGTCGCCTACCGCGTGCCCGCCGGCATCCCGCTGATCAGGGAGAGCCGCTGCCCGTCGTGCGCCGCGCGCATCCGGTGGTGGCAGAACGTCCCGGTGTTCGGCTGGCTCGCTCTCCGCGGTCGCTGCGCCGCGTGCGGGGCACAGATCCCGGCGCGGTATCCCGTCGTCGAGGCACTGACAGGCGTGCTGTTCGCGGCGGTCACCGCCGGCGTCGCGGTCAGCCGCCCCCTCGATGCCCGTCCTGTCGACGGCATGCTCTGGCTCGGCACGGCAGAGTTCTGGGGTGTGCTCATCGCACTGCTCGTCTTCCTGAGCCTCAGCATCGCCCTGACCCTCATAGACCTCGACTCCAGGCGACTGCCGAACGCGATCGTGCTGCCGGGATGGGCGACCATCATCGCGCTGCTGCTGATCACCACGGTGCTGACGGGACTGCTCCCGGCGGAGGGGGGACTCGAGGGCGGCTCGGACGCCCGCACAGGGTCGTGGGACCGCATCGACTGGGGGCCCCTCCTCCGGGCGGTCGTCGGAGGGGTGGCGCTGTTCGCCTTCTACTTCGTCGTGCGGCTGATCAGCCCACGTGGCATGGGCGGTGGCGACGTCAAGCTCGCCGGACTCGTGGGCACGATGCTGGGCTGGTTCGGCTGGGGCGCGCTGATCGTCGGAGCGTTCGCCGCATTCCTGCTCGGAGGGCTGCTCGGTGTCGTGATGATGCTCACCGGCAGAGCGGGTGGGAAGACCGCCATCCCCTTCGGCCCGTGGATGCTGGCGGGCGCGTGGGTGGGGATCCTGATCGGCGAACCCGTCGGGCGCTGGTACCTGGGACTGATGAGCTGA
- a CDS encoding prepilin-type N-terminal cleavage/methylation domain-containing protein, which produces MTVHPRDRLADDDSGLSLIELIVVLLLMGILGSLVVMIFINSWNTQRDVTTTSTATNEGQHFSLSVERAVRNAEAMSVSADGTQLLVRTTLGGAKTCQAFKLQPADIADPTKGDAAFITAGSSAPAWHGPTILHEVAPIGAAKYFARDGKIITYRFQVDTTSAPVTFDGEVTARNNLSEDGLTCWS; this is translated from the coding sequence ATGACCGTTCACCCTCGCGACCGCCTCGCCGACGACGACTCCGGACTCTCGCTCATCGAGCTGATCGTCGTGCTGCTGCTCATGGGCATCCTGGGCAGCCTCGTCGTGATGATCTTCATCAACTCCTGGAACACGCAGCGCGACGTGACCACGACGAGCACCGCGACCAACGAGGGTCAGCACTTCTCGCTCAGCGTCGAGAGGGCGGTCCGCAACGCCGAAGCGATGTCTGTCAGCGCCGACGGCACGCAGCTGCTCGTTCGAACCACCCTCGGCGGCGCGAAGACCTGCCAGGCATTCAAGCTGCAGCCCGCTGACATCGCCGATCCCACCAAGGGCGACGCCGCCTTCATCACCGCGGGGTCGTCGGCTCCTGCATGGCACGGACCGACGATTCTGCACGAGGTCGCTCCGATCGGCGCCGCGAAGTACTTCGCACGCGACGGCAAGATCATCACCTACCGCTTCCAGGTCGACACCACCTCCGCGCCGGTGACCTTCGACGGCGAGGTCACCGCGCGCAACAATCTCAGTGAGGACGGCTTGACATGCTGGTCATGA
- a CDS encoding type IV pilus modification PilV family protein, with amino-acid sequence MATRARDDEGFGLVEMIIAMLLLAIIAVALIPPLWNSILQSSTQSASATATRELNALIEEGRDVHTCAKLNEITTTTTYYTGTPREFVVRVPVGVTYACTQTTAVAVTLEAVRDGGILATVQAKIFVP; translated from the coding sequence ATGGCGACTCGTGCGCGTGACGATGAGGGCTTCGGGCTCGTCGAGATGATCATCGCGATGCTGCTGCTCGCGATCATCGCCGTCGCGCTGATCCCGCCGCTGTGGAACAGCATCCTGCAGTCCTCCACGCAGTCGGCGTCCGCGACCGCCACTCGGGAGCTGAACGCTCTGATCGAAGAGGGGCGCGACGTGCACACCTGCGCCAAGCTCAACGAGATCACCACCACGACCACCTACTACACCGGCACGCCTCGCGAGTTCGTCGTGCGAGTCCCTGTCGGCGTGACCTACGCCTGCACCCAGACGACCGCCGTGGCCGTCACACTCGAAGCCGTGCGCGACGGTGGCATCCTCGCCACGGTCCAGGCGAAGATCTTCGTGCCATGA
- a CDS encoding type II secretion system protein → MRTIRRLVEAKKAEREENGEAGFSLIELIIVVVILGILVAIAIPIIGNIQNEAKISAAKSAAQNAAVQASSQWASGAAAVAADSYKTNDDDLEVTIAGTDANTVCATAVNLTITGANTFYAGPGCASTTPTTTAGS, encoded by the coding sequence ATGCGTACCATCCGTCGCCTCGTCGAGGCCAAGAAGGCTGAACGGGAGGAGAACGGCGAGGCCGGCTTCTCCCTCATCGAGCTCATCATCGTCGTCGTGATCCTCGGCATCCTCGTCGCCATCGCGATCCCGATCATCGGCAATATTCAGAACGAGGCGAAGATCAGCGCGGCGAAGTCTGCAGCACAGAACGCCGCTGTTCAGGCGTCTTCACAGTGGGCGTCAGGCGCGGCAGCTGTGGCGGCCGATTCGTACAAGACGAACGACGATGACCTCGAGGTCACGATCGCGGGGACTGATGCCAACACTGTTTGTGCTACGGCGGTCAACCTGACGATCACCGGCGCGAACACGTTCTACGCCGGCCCCGGATGCGCTTCAACCACTCCCACCACCACTGCGGGCTCGTAA
- a CDS encoding DUF1992 domain-containing protein, producing the protein MSDAMSNAARYRARRDAGESAEAEPENDAPMVLNSQNKAEFVETAIQLAIRRGEFDNLPGAGKPLEGLGTHHDPDWWIRRKIETENLSGLGPPALMLRVEDRELDGELDQLGREDDVRGVLEDFNRRVIEARRQLLGGPPVVTQPRDVEAEVRAWRERRASRHPDAGAEATTDAEPRRRWWRR; encoded by the coding sequence ATGTCTGACGCGATGAGCAATGCGGCTCGCTACCGTGCGCGCCGTGACGCCGGTGAGAGCGCGGAGGCCGAGCCCGAGAACGACGCGCCGATGGTGCTGAACTCGCAGAACAAGGCCGAGTTCGTCGAGACGGCGATCCAGCTCGCGATCCGCCGCGGTGAGTTCGACAACCTGCCAGGAGCCGGGAAGCCGCTCGAAGGGCTGGGCACGCACCACGATCCCGACTGGTGGATCCGCCGCAAGATCGAGACCGAGAACCTGTCGGGGCTGGGTCCGCCGGCCCTCATGCTGCGCGTCGAGGATCGCGAGCTCGACGGCGAGCTCGACCAGCTCGGCCGCGAGGACGACGTTCGCGGAGTGCTCGAAGACTTCAACCGCCGTGTGATCGAGGCTCGACGGCAGCTGCTCGGCGGGCCGCCGGTCGTGACGCAGCCGCGTGACGTCGAGGCCGAGGTGCGCGCGTGGCGCGAGCGCCGCGCGTCCAGGCATCCGGATGCCGGTGCCGAGGCGACGACGGATGCCGAACCTCGACGCCGCTGGTGGCGTCGCTGA
- a CDS encoding acyl-CoA dehydrogenase, giving the protein MASDYVPPVDDYRFLFGEAFGLDLPARATGGAFTAEDATEIIAGAGEFAASVLAPLETSGDREGARIEDGQVHLPAGFAGAYQAFVEAGWVSAEAPESAGGDGLPGSIRAGLGEIWNASNAAFALCWLLTAGQIHALDAAASDELRQTYLTKLVSGEWTGTMNLTEPDAGTDLGAIRTIATPRADGSWGISGQKIFITWGDHDVASNIVHLVLARTPDAPAGAKGLSLFVVPKFMPDAAGEPGERNAVTTVALEHKLGIHGSPTCVLAYDDATGYLVGEIGGGLAGMFVMMNSARAGMGFQATGISDRAYQQAVAYADERRQGAVLDRPAGAPIAEHPDVRRLLLSMQSRLFAMRALGVYLGDLFDRASTDGTGALAEFFVPILKGWATEDAVALTSDAIQVHGGMGFIEETGVAQHYRDARIMPIYEGTTAIQSNDLIGRKLIRDGGATAETLFSSILSTAEELRGLESEVATRTAERLGRAVDSARRATASVVGFGATRDAYGVSVPYLMLLGTLAGGWMHGLAVAAVLRHSTPDASDHARLVSADFYGAHHLPRVHMLAETVAAGEVA; this is encoded by the coding sequence ATGGCATCCGACTACGTCCCCCCGGTCGACGACTACCGCTTCCTCTTCGGCGAGGCGTTCGGCCTCGACCTGCCCGCGAGGGCGACGGGCGGCGCGTTCACGGCCGAGGACGCCACCGAGATCATCGCGGGTGCCGGCGAGTTCGCGGCATCCGTCCTGGCGCCGCTCGAGACCAGCGGCGACCGCGAGGGCGCGCGCATCGAAGACGGCCAGGTGCACCTTCCCGCCGGGTTCGCCGGGGCCTACCAGGCGTTCGTCGAAGCCGGCTGGGTCAGCGCCGAGGCGCCCGAGTCCGCCGGGGGCGACGGCCTGCCAGGGTCGATTCGAGCGGGCCTCGGCGAGATCTGGAACGCGTCCAACGCGGCCTTCGCGCTGTGCTGGCTGCTGACTGCTGGTCAGATCCATGCGCTCGACGCCGCGGCATCCGACGAGCTGCGCCAGACGTACCTGACCAAGCTCGTGTCAGGCGAGTGGACGGGAACGATGAATCTCACCGAGCCCGACGCCGGCACCGACCTGGGCGCGATCCGCACGATCGCCACCCCGCGCGCCGACGGGTCGTGGGGCATCAGCGGCCAGAAGATCTTCATCACCTGGGGCGACCACGACGTGGCCTCGAACATCGTCCACCTCGTGCTCGCTCGCACGCCCGACGCGCCTGCCGGGGCGAAGGGCCTGTCGCTGTTCGTCGTGCCGAAGTTCATGCCGGACGCAGCCGGAGAGCCGGGGGAGCGCAACGCCGTCACCACGGTGGCACTCGAGCACAAGCTCGGCATCCACGGCAGCCCCACCTGCGTGCTCGCCTACGATGACGCGACCGGATACCTCGTCGGCGAGATCGGCGGCGGGCTCGCGGGCATGTTCGTCATGATGAACTCGGCGCGCGCGGGCATGGGCTTCCAGGCCACCGGCATCTCCGACCGCGCCTATCAGCAGGCCGTCGCGTACGCCGACGAGCGTCGCCAGGGCGCCGTGCTCGATCGCCCGGCCGGCGCGCCGATCGCCGAGCACCCGGACGTCCGCCGACTGCTGCTGTCGATGCAGAGCCGTCTGTTCGCGATGCGCGCCCTGGGTGTGTACCTCGGCGACCTGTTCGATCGGGCCTCGACGGACGGCACGGGTGCGCTGGCAGAGTTCTTCGTGCCGATCCTCAAGGGCTGGGCCACCGAGGATGCGGTCGCGCTCACCAGCGACGCGATCCAGGTGCACGGCGGCATGGGCTTCATCGAGGAGACCGGCGTCGCGCAGCACTACCGCGATGCCCGGATCATGCCGATCTACGAGGGCACCACGGCCATCCAGTCGAACGACCTCATCGGCCGCAAGTTGATCCGCGACGGCGGCGCGACGGCCGAGACGCTCTTCTCCTCGATCCTGTCGACGGCCGAGGAGCTGCGCGGACTCGAGAGCGAGGTCGCCACGCGCACGGCCGAGCGTCTGGGGCGCGCGGTCGACTCGGCGCGCCGCGCCACGGCATCCGTCGTCGGCTTCGGTGCCACCCGCGACGCCTACGGCGTCAGCGTGCCCTACCTCATGCTGCTCGGAACGCTCGCCGGCGGATGGATGCACGGTCTCGCGGTCGCCGCGGTGCTGCGCCACTCGACGCCGGATGCCTCTGACCACGCCCGTCTGGTGTCTGCCGACTTCTACGGCGCGCACCACCTGCCGCGAGTGCACATGCTGGCCGAGACGGTGGCCGCGGGCGAGGTGGCCTGA
- a CDS encoding TrmH family RNA methyltransferase encodes MEETGSAAQPGYGVGPWPGEWPTEEHYDPELLAHGDTRNVIDRYRYWRMDAIVADLDTQRHPFHVAIENWQHDMNIGSIVRSANAFLADTVHIIGRRRWNKRGAMVTDRYQHVVHHPDVETFAAWAAKEGIPIIAVDNVGEAVPVDRAELPERCVLLFGQEGPGLSEEALAAAAGHIEITQYGSTRSINASAAAAVVMYEWCRRHA; translated from the coding sequence ATGGAAGAGACGGGCTCAGCGGCGCAGCCGGGATACGGCGTGGGCCCGTGGCCGGGGGAGTGGCCGACCGAAGAGCACTACGACCCCGAGCTGCTCGCGCACGGCGACACCCGCAACGTCATCGACCGGTACCGGTACTGGCGGATGGATGCCATCGTCGCCGACCTCGACACCCAGAGGCACCCGTTCCACGTGGCCATCGAGAACTGGCAGCACGACATGAACATCGGCTCGATCGTGCGCAGCGCCAATGCATTTCTCGCCGACACGGTGCACATCATCGGACGCCGCCGCTGGAACAAGCGCGGCGCCATGGTGACCGACCGGTACCAGCACGTCGTGCATCATCCCGATGTCGAGACGTTCGCCGCGTGGGCGGCGAAGGAGGGCATCCCGATCATCGCCGTCGACAACGTCGGCGAGGCGGTGCCGGTCGACCGCGCGGAGCTGCCCGAGCGCTGCGTGCTGCTGTTCGGGCAGGAGGGGCCCGGCCTGTCGGAGGAGGCGCTGGCCGCGGCGGCCGGTCACATCGAGATCACCCAGTACGGCTCGACCCGCTCGATCAATGCGAGCGCGGCGGCCGCGGTCGTGATGTACGAGTGGTGCCGTCGGCACGCCTGA